From the uncultured Methanomethylovorans sp. genome, the window TGCCTGTCCGTCACAACGTGATCCGGCACAGCCGCGTTTGGGCTGCACACAGACCAGAGCATTTCCATATGTTACACCCGTGACAACTATCCTGCCTTCATGCACCATGGCAGCAGGCACACCGTCCATCTCCTCTCCGGGTGGTCTTCCCCATGTGCTTTCCATAGCGGACTGTACTGATGTGTCAAGTTCCCGGAACCATTCACAGTACTCGTTTTCGCTTATTTGAGCAAGAGCACCGCCCGATCTTACTATGGACCCAACAGAGGTCCATCTGAAATCGCTTATTGCACGCTTTTCCATTATCCTGTCAATGAGTTCCTTGCCATTGGCAGGAGGTTCAATGGAGTATCCTTCGTTCTTCATTGCGTTCAGGACACGTGCAGTGCTTTCCAGAGTATCCAAGTGAGCACCGGCTCCGACTGTCGCTTCCACCGAGGAGCATGGCTTGTTATGCAGGATAAATGCCACTTTTCTTTCAGAGGGTTTCTTTGACCTGAGGCGCAGCCATGCCTGAGTACGTCTGGCAATGCGCTCAATCCTTTCCTCTATTGGCTCATGAACTCCGATCTCTCCGGCATTTGTCTCTTCGCTTCCCACAGGCAGCATTTCTGTCATACCCTGCATCTCAGGCAGGGCAATGCTCCAGCCGATCTCCACGGACGACGGTCCTAATGGAGAGTCTAGCCATTGCTGTTTGCTTCTGTGGTAAAGGAGCAGCGGATGCATGATGGGTGCATCGAGGTCGCTGAATTTGTCACTCTCCGGAGTTTTAAATATTGGCTGCAGGTTAAGGACCACTCCCGCCTCTCCTGCTAACCATTCTTTTGTGACTTGCAATCCCGGCCTGGCACCCAGTTCAGTATCGCCATGCGACAGACAGAATATAGCAGTGGCATCAGCAAATTCCTCTATACGCCGGATGAGGGCATCAACTACTTTAAGGTCGCCGTTTGCCCAGTAGGTACGGGAGAATACTATCCCTACTAGATCGCTATGCTTGCGGGGATGACATGTCCGATAGGACGCGAGGTCAGTAAAAGGTCCCTGATGTTCCGGATGATATATTCCTTCCCACGGAAGAAGTACAGGTGGTTCAGGATCTTCATTCTTTTTCTCAGAGATAGATATGAGATAGCGGACCATCCGTCTGAAATTCTCTTTTCCACCATTGGTCATGTAGGATGAAACGATTGCCACGGTCCTCGTAGGAACCGTTGAGAGTGTCCAGAAATCCTGGTTGTATCCAAAAGATATCAGCGGAATGTCGTTCCTAAGCTGAGGAATGATCTCATCCCATACTGCGTCCATAGAAGGGTGCAGGAGGAGGATATCTGCATCTTGTTGTGCTGCAAAGAACTTTGCCTGTACTTCGGGATCCTTTATTTCATGAGTGGCGGTGAGAGAGAGTTCGACTCCTTCCATCTCAGCAGCTTCTGCCAGAAGCGGACAGTCAGATCCCCACACGGCTGCTGTTATCTTCATGCTGTGACCCCCTCGGTTGGCCATAAAGGTGTGACTATAAGTCCTGCTTCGGGATCTCTGAATATCTTTGTTTCCACTCCATACACTTCTCTGATACGTTCTTTTGTAACCAGCTCGTCCGGAGTTCCGAATGCTATCGCGTGTCCATTCTTTAACATCATCAGCTTATCTGCATAGCGTGCAGCGGTGTTAAGGTCGTGGATAGCCATTATGACAGTGATCTCTTTTTCCCTGGAAAGTTTATGTATTATGGAAATCGCTTCAAGCTGATGGCGGATATCCAGGCTGTTAGTGGGCTCATCCAGAAGAAGCACTTGTGGATCCTGTGCGATAGCACGCGCTATTAGTACCCTCTGTTGCTGACCTCCGGAAAGTTCATTATATTCTCTGTC encodes:
- a CDS encoding ABC transporter ATP-binding protein — protein: MVKVNVDSLRFSYRKDPVLKDVTFQIENGTVLCLVGPNGSGKTTLIRCIDRILHPEGSVFIDGNNIRDMRRTEIAKMIGYVPQTGAKITSATVFDVVMMGRTPHMGWRADEEDLSKIEEAIRLLGIKDLADREYNELSGGQQQRVLIARAIAQDPQVLLLDEPTNSLDIRHQLEAISIIHKLSREKEITVIMAIHDLNTAARYADKLMMLKNGHAIAFGTPDELVTKERIREVYGVETKIFRDPEAGLIVTPLWPTEGVTA
- a CDS encoding cobaltochelatase subunit CobN, which produces MKITAAVWGSDCPLLAEAAEMEGVELSLTATHEIKDPEVQAKFFAAQQDADILLLHPSMDAVWDEIIPQLRNDIPLISFGYNQDFWTLSTVPTRTVAIVSSYMTNGGKENFRRMVRYLISISEKKNEDPEPPVLLPWEGIYHPEHQGPFTDLASYRTCHPRKHSDLVGIVFSRTYWANGDLKVVDALIRRIEEFADATAIFCLSHGDTELGARPGLQVTKEWLAGEAGVVLNLQPIFKTPESDKFSDLDAPIMHPLLLYHRSKQQWLDSPLGPSSVEIGWSIALPEMQGMTEMLPVGSEETNAGEIGVHEPIEERIERIARRTQAWLRLRSKKPSERKVAFILHNKPCSSVEATVGAGAHLDTLESTARVLNAMKNEGYSIEPPANGKELIDRIMEKRAISDFRWTSVGSIVRSGGALAQISENEYCEWFRELDTSVQSAMESTWGRPPGEEMDGVPAAMVHEGRIVVTGVTYGNALVCVQPKRGCAGSRCDGQACKILHDPQIPPTHQYIATYRWLERVFGADVIVHVGTHGTLEFLPGKSAAPSDRCYPDIAIGTIPHLYIYNSDNPPEGTVAKRRAAATLVDHMQTVMQASGLYGDLKELDNLLEEYARAKDSDPARTHKLEHIIIDSIQDAGIADDTDLADLKDKKIAFPQFAESVHRALTRIESSRIPNGMHIFGEQPAGDDRLLFIHSAARFDNAISDALFGKDAYHDETTISLREREQAEIVFVREILAGYSWDEAVFKACGRPPLPGTVEPLKEVSSLVLALNCGIEDSKEMESLLHGFSGGFIEPGPSGLITRGRPDILPTGRNFYSLDPATVPTKAAWMVGCRLADVLLDTYLKEHGKYPESVAMYWMASDLMWAGWRAIRPDAHAHRC